The Aequorivita sublithincola DSM 14238 genome window below encodes:
- the rnc gene encoding ribonuclease III has translation MASIKNIFSSRTDKDGEFFNSLKKILGFKPKDLSIYETAFTHRSTNEKNDNGQPQNYERLEFMGDAMLGAVIAAHLFKKVPDGNEGYLTKMRSKVVSREHLNELGRDLQLVKFLKTTIPKQQFSGNIYGNVFEALVGAIYLDRGFKYCEKFIQKRVIKPYVDIKKLEGKVISYKSLFIEWCQKHKKQFNFEIYEDTGKDQLKHFAVRLKLNDEVVAKARATSKKKAEERAAKRAFYKLKIKVDTEHH, from the coding sequence ATGGCATCCATTAAAAACATATTTTCTTCCCGTACAGATAAAGACGGGGAATTTTTTAATTCCCTAAAAAAAATATTGGGGTTTAAACCCAAAGACCTTTCCATATATGAGACTGCTTTTACGCATCGCTCCACAAATGAAAAAAATGATAACGGGCAACCACAAAACTATGAAAGACTTGAGTTTATGGGCGATGCCATGCTTGGCGCCGTTATAGCCGCTCATCTTTTCAAAAAAGTGCCAGACGGAAACGAAGGATATCTTACCAAAATGCGAAGCAAAGTAGTGAGTCGAGAACATTTAAATGAACTTGGCCGTGATCTTCAATTGGTGAAATTTTTAAAAACAACCATTCCCAAACAACAGTTTAGCGGTAATATTTACGGAAACGTTTTTGAAGCATTGGTTGGCGCCATATATTTAGATCGTGGATTTAAGTATTGCGAAAAATTCATTCAAAAAAGGGTCATAAAACCTTATGTGGACATTAAAAAACTGGAAGGAAAAGTAATTAGTTACAAAAGTCTATTTATTGAATGGTGCCAGAAACACAAGAAACAGTTCAATTTTGAAATTTACGAAGACACGGGTAAAGATCAATTGAAGCATTTTGCCGTTCGCTTAAAATTGAATGACGAAGTTGTGGCAAAAGCACGAGCAACTTCGAAAAAGAAAGCTGAGGAACGCGCCGCAAAACGAGCTTTTTATAAACTTAAGATAAAGGTTGATACGGAACATCATTGA
- a CDS encoding viroplasmin family protein — translation MAKKQKFYVVWFGNPAGIFGSWEECKRSIHGVAGAQYKSFETFDEAKKAYNKNYADFKGKTVKKTLSKEQLQKIGEPNLYSIAVDAASSGNPGKMEYRGVDTQTHKQLFHQGPFQQGTNNIGEFLALVHGLAFLQKKASDRILYTDSRIAVGWVEKKKCNTKLKQSAKNKTLFELVARAENWLKTNKYETKIVKWETKAWGEIPADFGRK, via the coding sequence ATGGCTAAAAAGCAGAAATTTTATGTAGTCTGGTTCGGAAATCCCGCTGGTATTTTTGGAAGCTGGGAGGAATGTAAACGCTCTATTCATGGGGTAGCAGGTGCACAATACAAAAGTTTCGAAACCTTTGATGAAGCCAAAAAAGCTTATAATAAGAACTACGCAGATTTTAAAGGAAAGACAGTTAAGAAAACACTTTCAAAAGAGCAGCTACAAAAAATAGGGGAGCCCAACCTTTATTCCATTGCTGTTGATGCAGCGTCTAGCGGCAATCCCGGAAAAATGGAATACCGTGGCGTAGATACTCAAACGCACAAACAATTATTCCATCAAGGTCCATTTCAACAGGGGACCAATAATATTGGTGAATTTTTGGCACTTGTTCATGGCTTGGCTTTTCTTCAAAAAAAAGCAAGCGACCGCATTCTTTATACCGATTCGCGTATTGCAGTGGGTTGGGTAGAAAAGAAAAAATGCAACACAAAACTGAAACAATCTGCAAAAAACAAAACCCTTTTTGAACTGGTTGCCCGTGCGGAAAACTGGCTAAAAACTAATAAATACGAAACAAAAATCGTTAAGTGGGAAACCAAAGCATGGGGCGAAATTCCTGCAGATTTTGGAAGAAAATAG
- a CDS encoding IPExxxVDY family protein: MVTHKLIYDEEMEEPFTLVAIHSSEEEYKVAYLMNQHLNTRFKRRRIDIDLPSKSLMITFPIFDFLDELNYAQFHLVSNKCRTVEASLQSSGGLFSEIDSEKVTNHFLLPEFKKVDFFLKIYSDFENVSLQSLVSQINNIAQIVSAYVVETETIKSKNNLIFD; the protein is encoded by the coding sequence ATGGTAACCCACAAGCTTATTTATGACGAGGAAATGGAAGAGCCCTTCACACTTGTGGCCATCCATAGCAGCGAAGAAGAGTATAAAGTTGCCTATTTGATGAATCAGCATCTCAATACTCGTTTCAAAAGAAGAAGGATAGATATTGATTTACCATCGAAGAGTTTAATGATTACCTTCCCAATATTCGATTTTTTGGATGAACTTAATTATGCACAATTTCATCTTGTTTCAAATAAATGCAGAACCGTGGAAGCAAGCTTGCAAAGCTCTGGCGGACTTTTTTCAGAAATTGATTCCGAAAAAGTAACCAATCATTTTCTGCTTCCCGAATTTAAAAAAGTGGATTTTTTTCTGAAAATATATTCAGATTTTGAAAATGTGTCGCTGCAATCTTTAGTTTCACAAATAAACAATATTGCACAGATTGTTTCTGCGTATGTTGTGGAAACTGAAACCATAAAATCTAAAAACAATTTAATTTTCGATTAA
- the fabF gene encoding beta-ketoacyl-ACP synthase II has product MELKRVVVTGLGALTPIGNNIQEYWDALVSGKSGCAPITYFDTEKFKTKFACELKNFNAEDHFDRKEARKLDRFAQYALVSSDEAILDAGIDFIDVDKFRVGVIWGAGIGGLETFQNEVINFAEGDGTPRFNPFFIPKMIADIAPGNISIKHGFMGPNYTTVSACASSANAMIDAFNYIRLGQCDIIVTGGSEAAVTMAGMGGFNAMHALSTRNESPETASRPFDATRDGFVLGEGAGALILEEYEHAKKRGAKIYAELVGGGMSSDAYHMTAPHPDGIGVERVMLNCLRDANMDPSEVDAINTHGTSTPLGDVAELKAIVKVFGKHAKDININSTKSMTGHLLGAAGAIEAISSILSMKYGIVPPTINHTTVDENIDPSLNLTLNKAQKREINVAMSNTFGFGGHNACVLFKKLDA; this is encoded by the coding sequence ATGGAATTAAAGCGAGTTGTAGTTACAGGCCTTGGCGCCCTTACCCCTATTGGCAACAATATTCAAGAATATTGGGATGCCCTTGTTAGCGGGAAAAGTGGCTGCGCGCCTATAACATATTTTGATACTGAAAAGTTCAAAACAAAATTCGCTTGCGAATTGAAGAATTTCAACGCAGAAGATCATTTTGATCGGAAAGAAGCCCGAAAACTTGACCGTTTTGCCCAATATGCCCTTGTATCTTCAGATGAAGCCATTCTCGATGCGGGAATAGACTTTATTGATGTAGATAAATTTAGAGTAGGTGTAATTTGGGGTGCTGGAATAGGCGGGTTGGAGACTTTTCAGAATGAAGTAATAAACTTTGCAGAAGGGGATGGAACACCGCGTTTCAACCCCTTCTTTATTCCTAAAATGATTGCAGACATTGCTCCTGGAAACATTTCCATAAAGCATGGTTTTATGGGACCTAACTATACTACGGTTTCAGCCTGTGCTTCATCTGCAAACGCTATGATTGATGCTTTCAATTATATTCGCTTAGGCCAGTGCGACATTATTGTTACTGGAGGAAGCGAAGCCGCAGTAACTATGGCAGGAATGGGTGGTTTCAATGCAATGCACGCTTTATCTACCCGTAATGAAAGTCCTGAAACGGCATCGCGTCCTTTTGATGCGACCCGTGACGGTTTTGTTTTGGGCGAAGGTGCTGGCGCATTAATCCTTGAGGAATATGAACACGCAAAAAAGCGTGGCGCAAAAATTTATGCAGAACTTGTTGGTGGCGGTATGAGCAGCGATGCGTACCATATGACTGCTCCACATCCTGATGGAATTGGCGTAGAACGCGTAATGCTAAACTGCCTGCGCGATGCCAATATGGATCCTAGTGAAGTGGATGCCATAAACACTCACGGAACTTCAACTCCCCTTGGCGATGTTGCCGAATTGAAAGCTATTGTAAAAGTTTTTGGCAAACATGCTAAGGACATTAATATCAATTCAACAAAATCCATGACCGGACACCTTTTGGGTGCGGCTGGAGCTATAGAGGCAATATCCTCTATATTGTCAATGAAATACGGAATTGTTCCACCTACCATAAATCATACCACGGTAGATGAAAACATAGATCCTTCCTTAAACCTTACCTTAAACAAAGCTCAAAAACGTGAAATTAACGTTGCTATGAGCAATACTTTCGGGTTTGGCGGGCACAATGCGTGTGTGCTATTTAAAAAACTTGACGCCTAA
- a CDS encoding phosphoribosylglycinamide formyltransferase, with protein sequence MKKRIVIFASGSGTNTENIIKYFQRTQFAEVVLVLSNKKDAKVLERAQNHGIAAVSFTKDELISEDGVLKFLKKSELDLIVLAGFLLKFPEIILKAFPNKVINIHPALLPKYGGKGMYGNLVHEAVVKNNEVETGITIHYVNENYDEGTIISQKKVKLLKNETPETVAKKIHKLEYECFPKIIEEILRNG encoded by the coding sequence ATGAAGAAGCGAATTGTAATTTTTGCGTCTGGTAGTGGTACCAACACCGAGAACATTATTAAATACTTTCAACGAACCCAATTTGCCGAGGTCGTTCTTGTGCTTTCAAACAAGAAAGATGCCAAAGTTTTGGAACGGGCGCAAAATCATGGTATTGCTGCGGTTTCTTTCACTAAAGATGAATTGATTTCTGAAGACGGAGTTTTAAAATTTTTGAAAAAAAGCGAGTTAGATCTTATAGTTTTAGCAGGTTTTCTGTTGAAATTTCCTGAAATCATTTTGAAAGCATTTCCAAACAAAGTGATAAACATTCATCCGGCATTACTTCCCAAATACGGAGGAAAAGGAATGTACGGCAACTTAGTGCACGAGGCTGTTGTAAAAAATAATGAAGTTGAAACAGGAATAACCATTCATTATGTGAACGAAAACTATGACGAAGGCACAATTATTTCACAGAAAAAAGTAAAACTTTTAAAAAATGAAACTCCTGAAACAGTTGCAAAAAAAATCCATAAACTGGAATATGAATGTTTTCCTAAAATAATTGAAGAAATACTTCGTAATGGCTAA
- a CDS encoding acyl carrier protein codes for MSDIASRVKAIIVDKLGVDENEVVNEASFTNDLGADSLDTVELIMEFEKEFDIQIPDDQAENIATVGQAISYIEAAK; via the coding sequence ATGTCAGACATTGCATCACGAGTAAAAGCGATTATCGTAGACAAATTAGGTGTAGACGAAAACGAAGTTGTAAACGAAGCTAGCTTCACTAACGACTTAGGAGCAGACTCCCTAGATACGGTAGAGCTTATTATGGAATTTGAAAAAGAATTTGATATCCAAATTCCAGACGACCAAGCTGAAAACATTGCTACAGTTGGTCAAGCAATCTCCTATATAGAAGCAGCAAAATAA